The proteins below are encoded in one region of Gaiella occulta:
- a CDS encoding M2 family metallopeptidase: MTPARSIADRIDEELAPLQTAVSRAWWDLNVEATEENERRRVALERELSDFLADADRFAQIEAALPGAEGLEARRLGLLRDALLPRQVAAEVRQRIIEIEASVEMRFSTHRGEVGGRAVDDNGIKAILRSSDDVAERRAAWEASKTVGASVADDVRALARLRNEAARTLGYRDWFALSVATSEMDEQRLFSTLDACDRATAEPFARWKAAVDECLAERFGCPVADLRPWHYADPFFQEVPAEGGVDLDPVFAGRDLVELSRATFDGLGLETRAILERSDLFPRDGKCQHAFCIDVDRAGDVRVLANIVPDAYWMDTMLHELGHGVYDAGFDRSLPWLLRDCHLVVTEGIAILMGRLASDAGWLEQVAGVGAAEAARLAGPLRAARAAELLVFTRWVLVMTNFERSLYADPEMDLDARWWELVQRYQLVAPPDGRRAPDWAAKIHVACAPVYYHTYLYGQLVASQLAGTLCRECGGIVGREAAGRLLRDRVFAPGLSLRWDRLLEQATGEPLDPAHFVRDIAG, encoded by the coding sequence GTGACGCCCGCCCGGAGCATCGCAGACCGCATCGACGAGGAGCTCGCCCCGCTCCAGACCGCGGTCTCCCGCGCCTGGTGGGACCTGAACGTCGAGGCGACGGAGGAGAACGAGCGCCGGCGTGTCGCGCTCGAGAGGGAGCTTTCGGACTTCCTCGCCGACGCCGACCGCTTCGCGCAGATCGAGGCGGCGCTGCCCGGGGCGGAAGGGCTCGAAGCGCGCCGGCTCGGCCTCCTGCGCGACGCGCTGCTTCCGAGGCAGGTGGCGGCGGAGGTACGTCAGCGCATCATCGAGATCGAGGCGTCCGTCGAGATGCGCTTCTCGACCCACCGCGGTGAGGTCGGCGGCCGCGCCGTCGACGACAACGGCATCAAGGCGATCCTGCGCTCGAGCGACGACGTGGCAGAGCGGCGTGCGGCCTGGGAGGCGTCGAAGACCGTTGGCGCGTCGGTCGCCGACGATGTCCGCGCGCTCGCGCGGCTGCGCAACGAGGCGGCGCGCACGCTCGGATACCGCGACTGGTTCGCCCTCTCGGTGGCGACGTCCGAGATGGACGAGCAGCGGCTGTTCTCCACGCTCGACGCCTGCGACCGCGCCACGGCCGAGCCGTTTGCACGCTGGAAGGCGGCGGTCGACGAGTGCCTCGCCGAGCGCTTCGGCTGCCCCGTCGCCGACCTGCGCCCGTGGCACTACGCGGACCCGTTCTTCCAGGAGGTGCCGGCGGAGGGCGGCGTCGACCTCGACCCGGTGTTCGCGGGCCGCGACCTCGTCGAGCTGAGCCGCGCCACGTTCGACGGCCTCGGGCTCGAGACCCGGGCGATCCTCGAACGCAGCGACCTCTTCCCGCGCGACGGCAAGTGCCAGCATGCGTTCTGCATCGACGTCGACCGCGCCGGGGACGTGCGCGTGCTCGCCAACATCGTGCCGGACGCCTACTGGATGGACACGATGCTGCACGAGCTCGGCCACGGCGTCTACGACGCCGGCTTCGACCGTTCCCTGCCCTGGCTGCTGCGGGACTGCCACCTCGTCGTCACCGAGGGCATCGCGATCCTGATGGGCCGCCTCGCGAGCGACGCCGGCTGGCTCGAGCAGGTTGCAGGCGTCGGCGCGGCGGAGGCGGCGAGGCTCGCGGGGCCGTTGCGCGCCGCGCGCGCCGCCGAGCTGCTCGTGTTCACGCGCTGGGTGCTCGTGATGACGAACTTCGAGCGCTCGCTCTACGCCGACCCGGAGATGGATCTGGACGCGCGCTGGTGGGAGCTCGTGCAGCGCTACCAGCTCGTCGCGCCGCCCGACGGACGCCGTGCCCCCGACTGGGCGGCGAAGATCCACGTCGCCTGTGCGCCTGTCTACTACCACACCTACCTCTACGGGCAGCTCGTCGCCTCGCAGCTCGCCGGCACCCTGTGCCGCGAGTGCGGCGGCATCGTCGGCCGTGAGGCGGCCGGGCGCCTTCTCCGCGACCGCGTCTTCGCGCCGGGGCTCTCGCTGCGGTGGGACCGGCTGCTCGAGCAGGCGACGGGGGAACCGCTCGATCCCGCCCATTTCGTTCGCGACATCGCAGGCTGA